From a region of the Mercurialis annua linkage group LG1-X, ddMerAnnu1.2, whole genome shotgun sequence genome:
- the LOC126685603 gene encoding uncharacterized protein LOC126685603 — protein MDIVKWVHVVFLFTLNLGLSSGHRILSEKDQGVYEPDNFGFQLGGTWSVPFLGNIGGSLGFGSDSSGNFVPQFGFSGGGSTGGSDGQPGFSLGGSGSFGEGVDGQPGFSLGGSGSFGGGNDGHSGFNLGGSGSFAGGNDGRSGFSLGGSGSFAGGNDGRSGFNLGGSGSFGGGNDGRSGFNWGGSGSFGNGHPGFNLGGGGFGGGANGNPGFGGGGGGFSLGTGGGSSGGFESANIGSSGCNCESRRSDGMFIPADDGSDSGGGTSTNTWLGKGPNLGNDGRDGDNNDQKNIKIVESLTCRPINCPEHGDCGGSGGLQYWCDVPGFGVYPFACPGGLDKLGRSSQCIPLACPPSAACQYGYLGPHSLFWINDHSSLENGAGKSQKENKNHDAGHN, from the coding sequence ATGGACATAGTAAAATGGGTTCACGTGGTGTTCTTATTTACATTAAATTTGGGACTGAGTTCTGGTCACAGAATCCTATCTGAGAAGGATCAAGGAGTTTATGAACCTGATAATTTTGGCTTCCAACTTGGAGGAACATGGTCAGTTCCCTTTCTAGGCAATATAGGTGGTTCCCTTGGTTTTGGTTCTGATAGTAGCGGCAATTTTGTTCCACAATTTGGATTCAGTGGAGGTGGTAGCACTGGAGGCTCTGATGGTCAGCCTGGATTCAGTTTAGGTGGAAGTGGTTCTTTTGGAGAAGGTGTTGATGGTCAGCCTGGATTCAGTTTAGGTGGAAGTGGTAGTTTTGGAGGAGGTAATGATGGCCATTCGGGGTTTAATTTGGGTGGAAGTGGTAGTTTTGCAGGAGGTAATGATGGCCGTTCGGGATTTAGTTTGGGTGGTAGTGGTAGTTTTGCAGGAGGTAATGATGGTCGTTCTGGATTTAATTTGGGTGGTAGTGGTAGTTTTGGAGGAGGTAATGATGGCCGTTCTGGATTTAATTGGGGTGGAAGTGGTAGTTTTGGAAATGGACATCCTGGATTTAATTTGGGTGGTGGTGGTTTTGGAGGAGGTGCTAATGGCAATCCAGGttttggtggtggtggtggtggttttAGTCTTGGTACAGGAGGAGGAAGCAGTGGTGGGTTTGAAAGTGCTAATATTGGATCTAGTGGCTGCAATTGTGAATCCCGCAGGAGTGATGGAATGTTTATCCCTGCTGATGATGGAAGTGATTCTGGTGGAGGTACCAGTACCAATACTTGGTTGGGCAAAGGGCCTAATTTAGGAAATGATGGTAGAGATGGTGACAATAATGAccagaaaaatattaaaatagtcgAGTCGCTTACTTGCAGACCGATAAATTGTCCAGAACATGGTGATTGTGGAGGATCTGGTGGCCTTCAATACTGGTGCGACGTGCCAGGATTTGGTGTTTACCCCTTCGCTTGTCCTGGTGGTCTAGACAAGCTTGGTAGGAGCTCACAATGTATACCACTGGCGTGCCCACCTAGCGCCGCTTGTCAATATGGATATCTCGGCCCTCATAGTCTCTTTTGGATAAATGATCACAGCAGCCTAGAGAATGGAGCTGGAAAATcccaaaaagaaaacaaaaatcatGATGCAGGCCACAACTAA
- the LOC126685576 gene encoding uncharacterized protein LOC126685576 isoform X2, whose product MELCNHFISIKNSPRVFSSSKPFTTLKPIFSLPNSSDSHSPQLALSNSLQSETLKALEWSALCERLSVFTSTSMGQSTARNANIPIGKSVRESRELLNQTSAGLAVMESGRLDLSGIEDITEIVNSAVSGFLLTVNQLCAVRRTLRAARAVLERLKDGGDCSTRYYPLLEILESCNLQVELEQKIGFCIDCNLSIILDRASEDLGIIRSEKKKNMETLENLLKGISTRIFQAGGIDRPFVTKRRSRLCVAVRATYRFLIPDGVILDVSGSGLTYFMEPGEAMELNNLEVMLSNSERAEEIAILSLLTSEIAESERDIKHLLDAFLEVDLALARAAYAQQVNGVCPTFTSEGYEDKPFSKADYNTLSIDIEGIRHPLLVGSSQQNLSDVLGSNSGNRAELDDEGEVLGTQSLSQSLSEFPVPINIKVECGTRVVVISGPNTGGKTASMKTLGIASLMSKAGLFLPARNTPKIPWFDVVLAEIGDHQSLEQSLSTFSGHISRICKILEVTSKESLVLIDEICSGTDPSEGVALSTSILQYIRDRVNLAVVTTHYADLSHLKDSDSRFENAAMEFSLETLQPTYQVLWGRTGNSNALSIARSIGFDSNIIEHAQKWVEKLMPEKEKQRKGFLYQSLMDERNRLEAQAREAALVYAEIMELYYEIQAEAEDLDRRVPALMAKETQQVQQELKATKFQIETVVHNFENELRKASPEQFYPLIRKSESTIASILEARFPPDRLAASEADFSSYTPQLGEKVYLTRLGNKVATVVEAPGNDETILVQYGKIRVRVKKSDIRSLKGNKRRDATNSVPRLKRQGQQIQSEANKGEVSYGPRIQTTKNTVDLRGMRVEEAALQLDMAISAREPDSVIFIVHGMGTGAVKQRALEILGKHPRVVMFEAESPMNFGCTVAYIK is encoded by the exons ATGGAACTCTGTAACCACTTCATCTCTATAAAAAATTCTCCACGTGTATTCTCCTCATCAAAACCCTTCACCACTCTAAAACCAATATTCTCTCTCCCCAACTCGTCCGACTCACACTCGCCTCAACTCGCTCTCTCCAATTCTCTCCAATCAGAAACCCTAAAAGCCCTAGAATGGAGCGCTCTCTGCGAACGGCTCTCTGTATTTACGTCGACTTCAATGGGCCAATCAACCGCCAGAAACGCAAACATTCCCATCGGAAAAAGCGTCCGGGAGAGCCGGGAGTTACTGAACCAGACCAGTGCTGGTTTAGCCGTGATGGAATCTGGACGGTTGGATCTTTCGGGAATTGAGGATATAACGGAGATTGTGAATTCTGCGGTTTCGGGGTTTTTGCTTACTGTTAACCAGCTGTGTGCTGTGAGGAGAACGTTAAGAGCTGCAAGGGCAGTTCTGGAAAGATTAAAAGACGGTGGAGATTGTTCAACGAG GTATTATCCTCTTCTTGAAATACTGGAGAGCTGCAATTTACAAGTAGAGTTGGAACAGAAAATAGGATTTTGCATAGACTGCAATCTTTCGATAATTCTAGATAGAGCTAGTGAAGATTTGGGGATTATTAGGTCcgaaaagaagaaaaacatgGAGACTTTAGAAAACTTGTTGAAGGGGATATCAACTCGAATTTTTCAGGCCGGAGGTATTGACAGGCCTTTTGTAACTAAACGTCGTTCTAGGTTGTGTGTTGCAGTCAGGGCTACTTATAGATTTTTGATTCCGGATGGTGTAATTCTAGATGTTAGTGGTTCTGGTTTAACATATTTTATGGAGCCTGGTGAGGCAATGGAGTTGAATAACCTTGAAGTCATGCTGTCCAACTCTGAGAGAGCTGAGGAAATTGCAATTTTGAGTCTGCTTACTTCTGAAATAGCAGAATCAGAGAGAGACATAAAGCATTTATTGGATGCATTTTTAGAAGTTGATCTTGCTTTGGCTAGAGCTGCTTATGCTCAACAGGTAAATGGAGTTTGTCCAACATTTACATCAGAGGGTTATGAAGATAAACCTTTCAGTAAGGCAGATTATAATACCTTATCAATAGATATTGAAGGTATACGACATCCATTACTCGTTGGGTCATCTCAACAAAATTTGTCTGATGTACTTGGGTCCAACTCTGGAAACCGAGCTGAATTAGACGATGAAGGTGAGGTATTGGGTACTCAAAGCTTGTCACAAAGTTTATCTGAATTTCCAGTGCCGATAAACATTAAAGTGGAATGTGGAACCAGAGTAGTTGTAATATCGGGGCCTAATACTGGAGGGAAAACTGCGTCTATGAAAACACTGGGCATAGCATCTCTTATGTCAAAAGCTGGCTTATTTTTGCCTGCAAGGAACACCCCAAAGATTCCATGGTTTGATGTTGTTTTAGCAGAGATTGGAGATCATCAG TCTCTGGAACAAAGTCTATCCACTTTTAGTGGGCACATATCGCGCATTTGTAAGATCTTGGAAGTGACTTCAAAAGAGTCTCTTGTCCTCATTGACGAAATTTGCAGTGGAACTGATCCTTCTGAAGGCGTGGCACTTTCAACCAGTATCTTACAGTATATTAGAGATCGTGTTAACTTAGCTGTAGTTACAACACATTATGCTGATTTAAGTCACCTGAAAGATAGCGATAGTCGATTCGAAAATGCTGCCATGGAATTTTCTCTTGAAACTCTACAACCTACATATCAGGTTCTTTGGGGAAGGACTGGTAATTCTAATGCATTAAGCATAGCTAGGTCAATTGGATTTGATAGTAACATAATCGAACATGCGCAAAAATGGGTGGAGAAGTTAATGCCTGAAAAGGAAAAGCAGCGGAAAGGGTTTCTGTATCAATCCCTAATGGATGAAAGAAACAGATTGGAAGCTCAGGCCAGAGAAGCTGCATTGGTATATGCAGAAATCATGGAGCTCTACTATGAG ATTCAAGCCGAGGCAGAAGATCTTGATAGACGTGTCCCGGCACTCATGGCAAAAGAAACTCAACAGGTACAACAGGAACTAAAAGCTACAAAGTTTCAGATAGAAACTGTGGTACATAACTTCGAGAATGAACTTAGAAAAGCCAGTCCAGAACAATTTTACCCTTTGATCAGGAAGTCAGAGTCCACAATCGCATCCATTCTGGAAGCTCGCTTTCCTCCTGACCGTCTAGCAGCCAGTGAAGCAGATTTTAGTTCATACACACCACAGTTAGGAGAGAAAGTTTACTTGACGAGGTTGGGGAATAAGGTAGCTACTGTAGTTGAAGCACCAGGAAATGATGAGACAATCTTAGTCCAATATGGTAAAATTAGAGTTCGTGTGAAAAAAAGTGATATTAGATCCCTTAAAGGTAACAAAAGGAGAGATGCAACTAATTCAGTCCCACGATTAAAAAGACAG GGACAGCAGATCCAGTCAGAGGCTAACAAAGGTGAGGTCTCTTATGGTCCTAGGATCCAGACAACAAAAAATACCGTGGATCTACGTGGTATGCGGGTGGAGGAAGCTGCTCTGCAGCTCGATATGGCCATATCTGCAAGAGAGCCTGATTCTGTAATCTTTATTGTACATGGAATGGGTACTGGAGCGGTTAAGCAACGTGCACTGGAGATACTAGGAAAGCATCCACGCGTGGTCATGTTTGAAGCTGAAAGTCCAATGAATTTTGGCTGTACAGTTGCTTATATCAAGTAA
- the LOC126685576 gene encoding uncharacterized protein LOC126685576 isoform X1 — MELCNHFISIKNSPRVFSSSKPFTTLKPIFSLPNSSDSHSPQLALSNSLQSETLKALEWSALCERLSVFTSTSMGQSTARNANIPIGKSVRESRELLNQTSAGLAVMESGRLDLSGIEDITEIVNSAVSGFLLTVNQLCAVRRTLRAARAVLERLKDGGDCSTRYYPLLEILESCNLQVELEQKIGFCIDCNLSIILDRASEDLGIIRSEKKKNMETLENLLKGISTRIFQAGGIDRPFVTKRRSRLCVAVRATYRFLIPDGVILDVSGSGLTYFMEPGEAMELNNLEVMLSNSERAEEIAILSLLTSEIAESERDIKHLLDAFLEVDLALARAAYAQQVNGVCPTFTSEGYEDKPFSKADYNTLSIDIEGIRHPLLVGSSQQNLSDVLGSNSGNRAELDDEGEVLGTQSLSQSLSEFPVPINIKVECGTRVVVISGPNTGGKTASMKTLGIASLMSKAGLFLPARNTPKIPWFDVVLAEIGDHQSLEQSLSTFSGHISRICKILEVTSKESLVLIDEICSGTDPSEGVALSTSILQYIRDRVNLAVVTTHYADLSHLKDSDSRFENAAMEFSLETLQPTYQVLWGRTGNSNALSIARSIGFDSNIIEHAQKWVEKLMPEKEKQRKGFLYQSLMDERNRLEAQAREAALVYAEIMELYYEIQAEAEDLDRRVPALMAKETQQVQQELKATKFQIETVVHNFENELRKASPEQFYPLIRKSESTIASILEARFPPDRLAASEADFSSYTPQLGEKVYLTRLGNKVATVVEAPGNDETILVQYGKIRVRVKKSDIRSLKGNKRRDATNSVPRLKRQVRQGQQIQSEANKGEVSYGPRIQTTKNTVDLRGMRVEEAALQLDMAISAREPDSVIFIVHGMGTGAVKQRALEILGKHPRVVMFEAESPMNFGCTVAYIK; from the exons ATGGAACTCTGTAACCACTTCATCTCTATAAAAAATTCTCCACGTGTATTCTCCTCATCAAAACCCTTCACCACTCTAAAACCAATATTCTCTCTCCCCAACTCGTCCGACTCACACTCGCCTCAACTCGCTCTCTCCAATTCTCTCCAATCAGAAACCCTAAAAGCCCTAGAATGGAGCGCTCTCTGCGAACGGCTCTCTGTATTTACGTCGACTTCAATGGGCCAATCAACCGCCAGAAACGCAAACATTCCCATCGGAAAAAGCGTCCGGGAGAGCCGGGAGTTACTGAACCAGACCAGTGCTGGTTTAGCCGTGATGGAATCTGGACGGTTGGATCTTTCGGGAATTGAGGATATAACGGAGATTGTGAATTCTGCGGTTTCGGGGTTTTTGCTTACTGTTAACCAGCTGTGTGCTGTGAGGAGAACGTTAAGAGCTGCAAGGGCAGTTCTGGAAAGATTAAAAGACGGTGGAGATTGTTCAACGAG GTATTATCCTCTTCTTGAAATACTGGAGAGCTGCAATTTACAAGTAGAGTTGGAACAGAAAATAGGATTTTGCATAGACTGCAATCTTTCGATAATTCTAGATAGAGCTAGTGAAGATTTGGGGATTATTAGGTCcgaaaagaagaaaaacatgGAGACTTTAGAAAACTTGTTGAAGGGGATATCAACTCGAATTTTTCAGGCCGGAGGTATTGACAGGCCTTTTGTAACTAAACGTCGTTCTAGGTTGTGTGTTGCAGTCAGGGCTACTTATAGATTTTTGATTCCGGATGGTGTAATTCTAGATGTTAGTGGTTCTGGTTTAACATATTTTATGGAGCCTGGTGAGGCAATGGAGTTGAATAACCTTGAAGTCATGCTGTCCAACTCTGAGAGAGCTGAGGAAATTGCAATTTTGAGTCTGCTTACTTCTGAAATAGCAGAATCAGAGAGAGACATAAAGCATTTATTGGATGCATTTTTAGAAGTTGATCTTGCTTTGGCTAGAGCTGCTTATGCTCAACAGGTAAATGGAGTTTGTCCAACATTTACATCAGAGGGTTATGAAGATAAACCTTTCAGTAAGGCAGATTATAATACCTTATCAATAGATATTGAAGGTATACGACATCCATTACTCGTTGGGTCATCTCAACAAAATTTGTCTGATGTACTTGGGTCCAACTCTGGAAACCGAGCTGAATTAGACGATGAAGGTGAGGTATTGGGTACTCAAAGCTTGTCACAAAGTTTATCTGAATTTCCAGTGCCGATAAACATTAAAGTGGAATGTGGAACCAGAGTAGTTGTAATATCGGGGCCTAATACTGGAGGGAAAACTGCGTCTATGAAAACACTGGGCATAGCATCTCTTATGTCAAAAGCTGGCTTATTTTTGCCTGCAAGGAACACCCCAAAGATTCCATGGTTTGATGTTGTTTTAGCAGAGATTGGAGATCATCAG TCTCTGGAACAAAGTCTATCCACTTTTAGTGGGCACATATCGCGCATTTGTAAGATCTTGGAAGTGACTTCAAAAGAGTCTCTTGTCCTCATTGACGAAATTTGCAGTGGAACTGATCCTTCTGAAGGCGTGGCACTTTCAACCAGTATCTTACAGTATATTAGAGATCGTGTTAACTTAGCTGTAGTTACAACACATTATGCTGATTTAAGTCACCTGAAAGATAGCGATAGTCGATTCGAAAATGCTGCCATGGAATTTTCTCTTGAAACTCTACAACCTACATATCAGGTTCTTTGGGGAAGGACTGGTAATTCTAATGCATTAAGCATAGCTAGGTCAATTGGATTTGATAGTAACATAATCGAACATGCGCAAAAATGGGTGGAGAAGTTAATGCCTGAAAAGGAAAAGCAGCGGAAAGGGTTTCTGTATCAATCCCTAATGGATGAAAGAAACAGATTGGAAGCTCAGGCCAGAGAAGCTGCATTGGTATATGCAGAAATCATGGAGCTCTACTATGAG ATTCAAGCCGAGGCAGAAGATCTTGATAGACGTGTCCCGGCACTCATGGCAAAAGAAACTCAACAGGTACAACAGGAACTAAAAGCTACAAAGTTTCAGATAGAAACTGTGGTACATAACTTCGAGAATGAACTTAGAAAAGCCAGTCCAGAACAATTTTACCCTTTGATCAGGAAGTCAGAGTCCACAATCGCATCCATTCTGGAAGCTCGCTTTCCTCCTGACCGTCTAGCAGCCAGTGAAGCAGATTTTAGTTCATACACACCACAGTTAGGAGAGAAAGTTTACTTGACGAGGTTGGGGAATAAGGTAGCTACTGTAGTTGAAGCACCAGGAAATGATGAGACAATCTTAGTCCAATATGGTAAAATTAGAGTTCGTGTGAAAAAAAGTGATATTAGATCCCTTAAAGGTAACAAAAGGAGAGATGCAACTAATTCAGTCCCACGATTAAAAAGACAGGTAAGACAG GGACAGCAGATCCAGTCAGAGGCTAACAAAGGTGAGGTCTCTTATGGTCCTAGGATCCAGACAACAAAAAATACCGTGGATCTACGTGGTATGCGGGTGGAGGAAGCTGCTCTGCAGCTCGATATGGCCATATCTGCAAGAGAGCCTGATTCTGTAATCTTTATTGTACATGGAATGGGTACTGGAGCGGTTAAGCAACGTGCACTGGAGATACTAGGAAAGCATCCACGCGTGGTCATGTTTGAAGCTGAAAGTCCAATGAATTTTGGCTGTACAGTTGCTTATATCAAGTAA